A window of the Gossypium hirsutum isolate 1008001.06 chromosome A05, Gossypium_hirsutum_v2.1, whole genome shotgun sequence genome harbors these coding sequences:
- the LOC107959581 gene encoding autophagy-related protein 13b: protein MESCQLNFAFQVCERKPESYDTRGNPSDPNKAGLLMNRKSQDAAVGALVRMLKKAPPLRQDIPSSINFSEASRPEMWNNNIQEQNQNTEAVTVEHDASSIITSSRLVASMTTADALEELWSYKEMKNLLLSEVAHMYSAMV, encoded by the exons ATGGAGAGTTGCCAATTAAACTTTGCTTTCCAGGTTTGTGAAAGAAA ACCCGAGTCTTATGATACAAGAGGAAATCCATCTGATCCAAACAAGGCAGGATTGTTAATGAATAGAAAATCCCAAGATGCTGCGGTTGGTGCTCTTGTACGGATGCTGAAGAAAGCCCCTCCACTTCGCCAAGACATACCAAGTTCGATTAATTTTTCAGAAGCCTCGAGGCCAGAAATGTGGAATAACAACATCCAAGAGCAAAACCAGAACACAGAGGCTGTGACCGTTGAACATGATGCTTCTTCAATTATTACATCTTCTAGGCTTGTCGCATCAATGACAACGGCGGATGCATTAGAGGAACTTTGGAGTTACAAAGAGATGAAAAACTTGTTGCTCAGTGAAG TTGCACATATGTACAGCGCTATGGTTTGA